In [Leptolyngbya] sp. PCC 7376, a genomic segment contains:
- a CDS encoding substrate-binding domain-containing protein produces the protein MSSRRQFLVSAGTVTLASMLGGCGAPKESRLQFRVLEGSISPQVLKAFRRSYPDHKRIKFKPVDQLAKLFEDLKKIQETTPENYNKRFPWQSENPPIAPDLVTIGNGWFKEAIAAELLQPLAVDQLETWQDLDEPWRTFIEEQSGKTYGIPYRWGTTLLLYRKDKLKKFDWQLTDWEDLWREELKNKISLLDHSREVIGFVLKNFGFSYNDKDPEAIAGLSEELGLLHRNVKFYSSTHYLQPLITGDTWVAQAWSQDALSLMKRYRNLGAVVPKSGTALWCDLWVQPKKSEREFADLKPWLEFCANERAINQFAQSTFAASPLIYQTENLDAKVTENPLIFVNPETYQNSEIIETLPPSTEAQYQTLWQQMRQA, from the coding sequence ATGAGCAGTCGTCGTCAATTTTTGGTCTCCGCAGGTACCGTTACCCTCGCGTCAATGTTGGGTGGATGCGGTGCACCGAAGGAATCGCGATTGCAATTTCGGGTGCTCGAAGGCAGTATTTCACCGCAGGTTTTGAAAGCATTTCGGCGCAGTTATCCTGATCACAAACGCATTAAGTTTAAGCCTGTTGATCAACTCGCAAAGTTGTTCGAAGATCTCAAGAAAATTCAAGAGACAACCCCAGAAAATTACAACAAAAGATTCCCTTGGCAGTCAGAGAATCCACCGATTGCGCCTGATTTGGTGACTATCGGTAATGGTTGGTTTAAAGAGGCGATCGCCGCAGAATTATTACAACCCCTTGCCGTTGATCAGCTCGAAACTTGGCAAGATCTCGACGAACCTTGGCGGACATTTATCGAGGAACAATCGGGTAAAACCTATGGCATTCCCTATCGTTGGGGCACAACATTATTGCTCTATCGCAAGGATAAGCTGAAAAAATTTGATTGGCAACTCACAGACTGGGAAGACCTGTGGCGCGAGGAGCTAAAAAATAAAATTTCTCTGCTCGATCATTCCCGCGAAGTCATTGGTTTCGTGCTGAAAAACTTTGGATTTTCGTATAACGACAAAGACCCTGAGGCGATCGCCGGACTCTCTGAAGAATTGGGCCTACTCCATCGCAACGTGAAATTCTATAGCTCGACCCATTACCTGCAGCCCCTTATCACGGGGGATACATGGGTTGCCCAAGCTTGGTCGCAAGATGCCCTGTCGTTGATGAAGCGCTACCGAAATCTCGGGGCAGTCGTCCCAAAAAGCGGTACAGCCCTCTGGTGTGACCTCTGGGTACAGCCGAAAAAAAGCGAACGGGAATTTGCTGACCTGAAACCATGGCTAGAATTTTGCGCGAACGAGCGAGCTATTAATCAATTTGCCCAATCAACTTTTGCCGCCTCGCCGTTAATTTATCAGACCGAAAATTTGGACGCGAAGGTCACAGAAAATCCCCTCATTTTCGTCAATCCAGAAACCTATCAAAATAGCGAGATCATCGAAACCTTACCGCCCAGCACCGAGGCGCAATACCAAACTCTTTGGCAACAAATGCGCCAAGCCTAA
- a CDS encoding Gfo/Idh/MocA family protein, protein MAEQKIGIAIVGTGFGQKIHIPGFQHHHRTEVVSVYHRDAAKAQSIAAAHNIPHSGDRLEDVLSNPAVDAVAISTPPFLHYDMAKQVLEAGKHLLLEKPITLNTAEAKELYKIAAAKNLVVTPDFEFRFVPEWQMFADYLQNDFVGKKRLITINWIVVSRANPDRAWNWYALKSQGGGALGAVGSHAFDYINWLFGGVKRISGHLSCAIPERPDPLDGNKLKTVDADDTCMIMLELADGTPCQLNISSVTYHGRGHWVEVYGEKGSLVLGSSNLKDYVHGFTLKAGKAGEELKEVAIADKYKFPKSFDDGRLAPFIRVVNHFAQCIDENNSAIAPTLKEGVYSQLLMDLTHQSNDERRWLDVPNLDQFLG, encoded by the coding sequence ATGGCAGAACAAAAAATTGGGATTGCAATTGTCGGCACTGGCTTCGGCCAAAAAATTCATATTCCCGGTTTTCAGCACCACCACCGCACAGAGGTTGTTTCGGTTTATCATCGCGATGCCGCTAAAGCCCAAAGCATTGCTGCTGCTCATAATATTCCCCACAGTGGCGATCGCCTCGAAGATGTTTTAAGTAATCCTGCTGTGGATGCTGTGGCTATTTCAACGCCACCATTTTTGCACTACGACATGGCGAAACAGGTTTTAGAGGCTGGCAAACATTTGTTGCTCGAAAAACCGATTACCCTAAATACTGCGGAAGCAAAAGAGCTCTACAAAATTGCTGCCGCGAAAAATTTAGTGGTCACTCCCGATTTTGAATTTCGGTTTGTCCCAGAATGGCAGATGTTTGCGGATTATCTCCAAAATGATTTTGTTGGGAAAAAGCGTCTCATCACGATTAATTGGATTGTTGTGAGCCGTGCCAACCCTGATCGAGCTTGGAATTGGTATGCTCTGAAATCCCAAGGAGGCGGTGCTTTAGGGGCTGTTGGTTCCCATGCATTTGACTACATTAATTGGCTTTTTGGCGGCGTAAAACGGATTTCTGGCCACCTCAGTTGTGCAATCCCCGAACGTCCCGATCCTCTCGATGGCAACAAGCTAAAAACCGTTGATGCCGATGATACTTGCATGATTATGCTCGAACTTGCCGACGGTACACCTTGCCAACTAAATATCAGTTCGGTGACCTATCACGGTCGCGGCCATTGGGTGGAGGTCTATGGCGAAAAAGGGTCTTTGGTACTGGGCAGCAGCAACCTCAAAGATTATGTCCACGGCTTTACGCTCAAAGCTGGTAAAGCTGGAGAAGAACTAAAAGAAGTGGCGATCGCCGACAAATACAAATTCCCCAAAAGTTTCGATGATGGCCGGTTAGCGCCCTTTATTCGAGTCGTTAATCATTTTGCCCAGTGCATTGATGAAAATAATTCGGCGATCGCCCCCACTCTCAAAGAGGGAGTTTACTCTCAGCTACTGATGGATTTAACTCACCAGTCCAATGATGAAAGACGCTGGTTAGATGTACCTAATCTCGACCAATTTTTAGGTTAA